Proteins encoded together in one Xenopus laevis strain J_2021 chromosome 6L, Xenopus_laevis_v10.1, whole genome shotgun sequence window:
- the LOC108718771 gene encoding junctional protein associated with coronary artery disease — translation MFSVEDLLVSHGYKVSKNSSSSYQPRSEGYQQDPTDSRTGNGLLNGYQADPEVFAADPYPLAKGFYGDSDKSCANRRRQLSSTGNPRGQRCLEACHTSETGLSDKPQNERAHWAKAEKDIQYWRRRGQDFSLLLGQGTNEEEEKLRSSTDTEAKLRGNIFDKNSREAGKDLVEDMETVRANTVYDNWKPSLEEQWGKVNKFVMKATKTSERTMSESSGEKMLQDFISFNQVDNTVGCPNKLKSLSLPKGLSPDSINHISLPAVKGENYVLKEDKTQLQSNCAINSDSDGNSSSKQKYSRPSNPPSYEVHQQTWGAVDTNEGQDHQQKDEHHSIARVQDLPQESCFQDSGLEPPNYIPPPSYKYPPLQHATNQSFNKVPSIHYYRPNNPVAKTSTKDKSPTNSHDSDILYDKPAEQRHTDNYIHSIQYIPFDDPRIKHIPSSHEAEKPRHNNHATDMKDAFRVAHASQEGHLQDRESAFIDFKSAKHNYGKREGIKHKQWMHISIPSQICCSLPETREGSTACSLPENSDSSDRLTLKKTHSDSACEIITKVKKFEPEACLHNRKSSKRKLNETIFCLVSIPIKSDSAPSDMCKNNKILADNVDRMNMLKHSNGGLFDERLLSASSSDLELQTLTGNMNNKAELGKQDQSKTEGNKQANDLRCSDPRKHRELAYSGSWPGDQYKDQQTQTVFGDIQNSKYYNETKANELHNNPKKPHCGSEIKLEKPSARQNMFSIKGQMSLSPSSNSAFSRTSLLITHMPKTEPCQRPEHYNENGDIREKIATGKYEKKESESESFCNKKEVFGQFLLKPVNRRPWDAISELECLNKEFQEQENCSDDGDRSASKEQSKESQLDVSAIRSEMVANKRHVIEVEEVPVFEPSQVKCMSDSWYPEKLKCDKPRTGAELKSGQVKDSRGKSEKSSDGCVKTEKQVQNKKIGTTINLHTVLTPNVEQKDIAVQKNPSKIQIDKNSHAPESSCRLFRQDRFQSENSGGSEKSSQVDIKAIRKLSPNNGSPGLSVFDLNQHFITANHNGEFHEPQSDPEIPETESLHERATRILGIDVADDSLVSTGSSEAQSPENLAFAQNEAKLKAKVCEIKLSTKESPDICNSVLQPHMHIDKDVENFIQVLDRSFISQPISLPSEVSAFRNCEKKVRNTSKMIETLQGKLASTPPRTAVDRLARMKEVDSVSRMRRLSIKSTDSGDEIEDEKLLHRGQDVGSRKFSAGAIYKRVISLDESLLITTKSKEKLEFSFSESYDPTRVERV, via the coding sequence gtTATCTGACAAACCTCAAAATGAAAGAGCACACTGGGCAAAGGCCGAAAAGGATATCCAGTACTGGAGAAGAAGAGGCCAAGACTTCAGCTTATTATTAGGACAAGGGACTAATGAAGAGGAAGAAAAATTAAGGTCCTCTACCGATACTGAAGCAAAACTGAGGGGtaatatttttgataaaaattCCAGGGAAGCCGGAAAGGATCTTGTAGAAGACATGGAAACTGTGAGAGCCAACACTGTCTATGACAACTGGAAACCATCACTAGAAGAGCAGTGGGGAAAAGTCAACAAATTTGTTATGAAGGCTACAAAAACATCAGAGAGAACTATGTCAGAAAGCAGTGGTGAGAAGATGCTACAAGATTTCATCTCATTTAACCAAGTGGACAACACTGTTGGCTGCCCCAATAAGCTGAAATCCTTGTCATTGCCCAAAGGCCTTTCCCCCGATAGTATAAATCACATTAGTCTGCCAGCTGTTAAAGGTGAAAACTATGTGCTGAAGGAGGATAAAACACAGCTGCAAAGTAACTGTGCTATAAATTCGGACTCAGACGGAAATTCATCCTCAAAACAAAAGTATAGCAGACCCTCAAATCCTCCCTCATATGAAGTTCATCAGCAGACATGGGGCGCAGTGGATACAAATGAAGGTCAAGATCATCAACAAAAAGATGAACATCACTCCATTGCCAGAGTACAAGATCTCCCCCAAGAATCCTGTTTTCAAGACTCAGGCCTGGAACCTCCTAATTACATACCTCCACCCTCATATAAATATCCCCCTCTTCAGCATGCTACCAATCAATCTTTTAACAAAGTGCCTAGCATTCACTACTACAGGCCAAATAATCCGGTGGCAAAAACCAGCACAAAGGACAAATCTCCCACCAATTCTCATGACAGTGACATCCTATACGATAAGCCAGCCGAGCAGAGGCACACTGATAATTATATTCATTCTATACAATACATTCCTTTCGATGACCCCCGTATAAAGCATATACCATCAAGTCATGAAGCAGAAAAACCAAGACACAACAATCATGCCACTGATATGAAAGATGCTTTCCGGGTTGCACATGCAAGTCAGGAAGGTCATCTTCAAGACAGAGAAAGTGCCTTTATAGATTTTAAAAGTGCAAAACATAATTATGGGAAAAGAGAAGGAATTAAACACAAACAGTGGATGCACATCTCTATCCCAAGTCAGATATGCTGCTCGCTTCCTGAAACCAGAGAAGGGTCCACTGCATGTAGCCTACCAGAAAACAGTGACTCCTCTGACAGGCTAACATTAAAAAAGACACATTCGGACAGCGCTTGCGAAATAATCACGAAGGTGAAGAAGTTTGAACCTGAAGCTTGTCTTCACAACAGGAAAAGTTCAAAGAGAAAGTTAAACGAAACAATATTTTGCTTAGTGTCTATTCCAATCAAATCTGATTCTGCCCCATCAGATATGTGCAAGAACAACAAGATTTTAGCAGACAATGTGGACAGGATGAACATGTTAAAACACAGCAACGGGGGTCTGTTTGACGAGAGACTTTTAAGTGCGTCTTCCAGTGATTTGGAACTGCAAACCCTTACAGGAAACATGAACAATAAAGCGGAGCTGGGAAAACAAGACCAGTCCAAAACAGAGGGAAATAAACAAGCAAATGACCTCAGATGTTCAGATCCAAGGAAGCATAGGGAACTTGCCTATTCTGGTTCTTGGCCAGGTGATCAGTACAAAGACCAGCAAACTCAAACTGTGTTTGGTGATATacaaaattctaaatattatAATGAAACAAAAGCAAATGAACTGCACAATAACCCTAAAAAGCCTCACTGTGGCTCTGAAATCAAACTAGAAAAGCCAAGTGCCAGGCAAAATATGTTCAGTATTAAAGGCCAGATGAGTCTTAGCCCCTCCAGCAACAGCGCATTTTCAAGAACATCCTTATTAATTACTCACATGCCTAAAACAGAACCATGCCAAAGGCCAGaacattataatgaaaatggaGACATAAGAGAAAAAATAGCAACTGGTAAATATGAAAAGAAAGAGAGCGAATCGGAaagtttttgcaataaaaaagaGGTGTTTGGGCAGTTTCTTTTGAAACCTGTTAACCGGCGACCCTGGGACGCAATAAGTGAACTAGAATGTTTGAATAAAGAGTTTCAAGAGCAAGAGAACTGTTCTGATGATGGGGATAGAAGTGCATCAAAGGAGCAGAGCAAAGAATCACAGTTGGACGTTTCTGCAATCAGGAGCGAAATGGTGGCTAACAAGCGCCATGTGATTGAGGTAGAAGAGGTTCCAGTTTTCGAACCTTCACAGGTCAAATGTATGTCAGATAGTTGGTACCCTGAAAAGTTAAAATGTGACAAGCCAAGGACTGGTGCTGAACTGAAGTCTGGCCAAGTGAAAGATAGCAGAGGTAAATCTGAAAAGTCATCAGATGGATGCgtgaaaacagaaaaacaagtcCAAAACAAAAAGATAGGAACTACAATAAATCTTCACACTGTTCTCACCCCTAATGTGGAACAAAAAGATATTGCTGTGCAGAAAAATCCAAGCAAAATCCAGATAGACAAAAATTCACATGCCCCCGAGTCAAGCTGCAGACTTTTCAGGCAAGACAGATTTCAGTCTGAAAATTCTGGGGGCTCGGAAAAAAGTAGCCAGGTTGACATTAAAGCAATAAGAAAGCTGTCTCCAAACAATGGGAGTCCAGGGCTCTCTGTTTTTGATCTAAACCAACATTTCATCACTGCAAACCATAATGGAGAATTCCATGAGCCACAGAGTGATCCAGAAATTCCAGAAACTGAATCTCTCCACGAAAGAGCCACGCGGATTTTGGGGATTGATGTAGCAGATGACTCACTCGTATCTACTGGGAGCTCTGAAGCACAAAGCCCCGAGAACCTTGCCTTTGCACAAAATGAAGCAAAATTGAAAGCAAAAGTGTGTGAAATTAAACTTTCTACCAAGGAGAGCCCAGACATCTGCAACAGTGTTCTTCAGCCTCATATGCATATTGATAAAGATGTAGAGAACTTTATACAAGTGCTGGACAGGTCATTTATAAGTCAGCCAATTTCTTTGCCGAGCGAAGTTAGCGCCTTCCGTAACTGTGAAAAGAAAGTGCGAAACACTTCAAAGATGATTGAAACCTTACAGGGAAAGCTTGCGTCTACACCTCCTCGCACTGCTGTGGATCGGCTGGCACGGATGAAGGAAGTTGACTCTGTGTCCCGCATGAGACGGTTGAGTATTAAGAGTACCGATTCGGGAGATGAAATAGAGGATGAGAAGCTATTGCACCGAGGTCAGGATGTAGGCTCACGCAAATTTTCTGCCGGTGCCATCTACAAAAGGGTCATATCCCTGGATGAAAGTTTGCTTATTACaacaaaaagcaaagaaaaattggagttttcttTTTCTG